In Streptomyces sp. NBC_00878, a single window of DNA contains:
- a CDS encoding HNH endonuclease signature motif containing protein gives MSKLCEQCGTPVKAKRRRYCSNHCSLQGTARQRAAAKRRPKPLCPRCGEPILTRGAVHCSRACANVTRRQAVLARRGEPAPCQRCGSTERRPRSNGPYCSWACFNDDRYERTGTFATWLAAWQGGEVSGTREDGRPDWRVRQALVLLRGQRCEKCGWAEINTSSGRVPLHVDHVDGDRTKNRPEDLRLLCPNCHALTPNYQHLNNPRVQPVRQKQSRRYQEVWLGERTPQ, from the coding sequence ATGTCCAAGTTGTGCGAACAATGTGGCACTCCGGTGAAGGCAAAGCGCAGACGCTACTGCAGCAACCATTGCAGCCTCCAGGGGACCGCGCGACAGCGGGCTGCGGCAAAACGAAGGCCCAAGCCGCTGTGCCCTCGATGTGGCGAGCCCATCCTGACCCGTGGCGCGGTCCACTGCAGCAGGGCCTGTGCCAACGTGACCCGTCGGCAGGCCGTGTTGGCACGGCGTGGGGAGCCAGCACCGTGCCAACGCTGCGGATCGACGGAACGGCGCCCCCGGTCCAACGGGCCCTACTGCTCCTGGGCGTGCTTCAACGACGACCGGTACGAGCGAACGGGGACGTTCGCCACGTGGCTCGCCGCGTGGCAGGGGGGCGAAGTCAGCGGCACGAGAGAGGACGGGCGCCCTGATTGGCGCGTACGCCAAGCGCTCGTCCTACTCAGAGGGCAGCGCTGCGAGAAGTGCGGGTGGGCCGAGATCAACACGTCGTCCGGACGGGTCCCCTTACACGTCGACCATGTTGACGGGGACCGAACGAAGAACCGGCCGGAGGACCTTCGGCTGCTGTGCCCGAACTGCCATGCGTTGACGCCCAACTATCAGCACCTGAACAACCCGAGGGTGCAGCCGGTCAGGCAGAAGCAGAGCCGCAGGTATCAGGAGGTCTGGCTCGGCGAACGTACACCGCAGTGA